One genomic window of uncultured Erythrobacter sp. includes the following:
- the rpoH gene encoding RNA polymerase sigma factor RpoH, which yields MPIRGPARVVDTRKVRKKVSKSPSVPALSGEQSLNRYLSEIKKYPVLTAEQEYMLAKRYAEHEDPEAAAQLVSSHLRLVAKIAMGYRGYGLPVSDLISEGNVGLMQGVKKFEPDRGFRLATYAMWWIKASMQEFILRSWSLVKMGTTAAQKKLFFNLRRMKKQLEAYEDTDLSPEDVTKIATDLGVPEQEVINMNRRMMMGGDGSLNTPMRNGEDGSGEWQDWLTDDRPLQDETVADAEEATVRHEMLVEAMDSLNEREQHILTERRLTEKPQTLEELSQVYDVSRERIRQIEVRAFEKLQKAMQRIAGDRLMPGMA from the coding sequence ATGCCCATCAGGGGTCCGGCACGAGTGGTCGACACTAGAAAGGTTAGGAAAAAAGTGAGCAAGTCACCGTCTGTACCGGCCCTGAGCGGCGAGCAAAGCCTCAACCGCTATCTGTCGGAAATCAAAAAATACCCTGTGCTGACCGCCGAGCAGGAATACATGCTCGCCAAGCGTTATGCCGAACATGAAGATCCCGAAGCCGCTGCGCAGCTGGTTTCGAGCCATCTGCGGCTCGTGGCCAAGATTGCGATGGGCTATCGCGGATACGGCCTGCCCGTCAGCGACCTCATTTCCGAAGGGAATGTTGGACTGATGCAGGGTGTGAAGAAGTTCGAGCCCGATCGTGGTTTCCGCCTCGCGACTTACGCGATGTGGTGGATCAAAGCCTCGATGCAGGAATTTATCCTGCGCAGCTGGTCGCTCGTGAAAATGGGCACCACCGCCGCTCAGAAAAAGCTGTTCTTCAACCTTCGCCGGATGAAGAAGCAGCTCGAGGCCTACGAAGACACTGACCTGTCGCCCGAAGATGTGACGAAGATCGCAACCGACCTCGGCGTGCCCGAGCAGGAAGTGATCAACATGAACCGCCGGATGATGATGGGCGGCGACGGCTCGCTCAACACGCCGATGCGCAATGGCGAAGACGGGTCGGGCGAATGGCAGGATTGGCTGACCGATGATCGTCCTTTGCAGGACGAAACGGTCGCTGACGCTGAAGAGGCGACTGTCCGGCACGAAATGCTGGTCGAGGCGATGGACTCGCTCAATGAGCGCGAGCAGCACATCCTGACCGAACGTCGCCTGACGGAAAAGCCGCAGACGCTCGAAGAACTGTCGCAGGTCTATGACGTCTCGCGCGAGCGTATCCGTCAGATCGAAGTACGTGCGTTTGAAAAGCTGCAGAAAGCGATGCAGCGGATCGCGGGAGACCGGTTGATGCCGGGAATGGCGTAA
- a CDS encoding M20 family metallopeptidase: MRLFPTAAAVLALSVTSLGAPAFADDHDVAQAVAADYDAYLEPLFVHFHQNPELSFLETATAKRMADELRAAGVEVTENVGGTGVVGMVRNGEGPLILLRADMDGLPVIEKSGLEYASTAMQVGQDGQEYPVMHACGHDVHITSMVGTARRLMAMKDQWSGTLMFVVQPAEERVGGAKAMIADGLYDRFGKPDYALAFHVNSGMATGKLSASEGIQYSSADSVDITVPGVGAHGASPHRGKDPVYIASQIVTALQSIVSREIQPLRPAVITVGSFHAGSKHNIISDQAALQLTVRANDEDTRAQLLASIERIAVNIGKAHGLPDDLPVQVSVSEGTPVTNNDPELARRLNAVMKRELGEETFVPWEQKGMGAEDFAYFVTEELDVPGYYFSVGGTPQAAFDAEEAGGPAVPSHHSPLFKVSPRESVTLGTQAMIAAVLDLAPGQ; encoded by the coding sequence ATGCGTCTTTTCCCCACTGCCGCCGCCGTCCTCGCTCTTTCCGTAACCTCGCTAGGCGCTCCAGCATTCGCCGATGACCATGATGTCGCGCAGGCTGTCGCCGCCGATTACGACGCTTACCTTGAGCCGCTTTTCGTCCATTTCCATCAAAACCCCGAGCTGTCTTTCCTCGAAACGGCGACTGCCAAGCGCATGGCGGATGAGCTTCGCGCGGCGGGTGTCGAGGTGACTGAGAATGTCGGCGGCACGGGTGTCGTTGGCATGGTGCGCAACGGTGAAGGGCCGCTGATCCTGCTGCGCGCGGATATGGACGGCTTACCGGTGATCGAGAAATCAGGCCTCGAATACGCCTCTACCGCAATGCAAGTTGGTCAGGACGGACAGGAATATCCGGTCATGCACGCCTGCGGCCATGACGTGCATATCACGTCGATGGTTGGCACGGCGCGACGCCTGATGGCAATGAAGGATCAGTGGAGCGGCACGCTGATGTTCGTCGTCCAGCCAGCCGAAGAGCGCGTGGGCGGGGCCAAGGCGATGATCGCGGACGGTCTGTATGACCGTTTCGGCAAACCCGACTATGCGCTCGCCTTCCATGTCAACTCGGGGATGGCGACGGGCAAACTGTCGGCCTCTGAAGGGATCCAATATTCGAGCGCGGATTCGGTCGATATCACCGTTCCTGGCGTCGGCGCGCACGGCGCGAGCCCGCATCGCGGCAAGGACCCGGTCTATATCGCATCGCAGATCGTCACGGCGCTGCAATCGATCGTCAGCCGCGAGATTCAGCCACTTAGACCCGCTGTGATCACGGTAGGCTCGTTCCATGCAGGTTCGAAGCACAATATCATCTCCGACCAGGCCGCATTGCAGTTGACCGTGCGAGCAAATGACGAGGATACCCGCGCGCAGTTGCTAGCGTCGATTGAGCGGATCGCGGTCAATATCGGTAAAGCACATGGCCTGCCCGATGATCTGCCGGTGCAGGTGAGTGTGAGTGAAGGCACTCCCGTGACCAACAACGATCCCGAACTGGCGCGCCGCCTCAATGCGGTTATGAAGCGCGAACTTGGTGAGGAAACGTTCGTGCCATGGGAGCAAAAGGGCATGGGCGCGGAGGACTTTGCGTACTTCGTGACCGAGGAACTGGACGTGCCGGGTTATTACTTCTCTGTCGGGGGGACGCCGCAGGCAGCCTTTGACGCTGAAGAAGCGGGCGGTCCAGCAGTGCCTTCGCACCATTCGCCACTGTTTAAGGTGTCCCCGCGTGAGAGCGTGACGCTCGGCACGCAGGCGATGATCGCTGCGGTGCTCGATCTGGCTCCGGGGCAGTAG
- a CDS encoding RluA family pseudouridine synthase, which produces MSAEEIITGTISTPARLDKALAEVTELSRARVQALIAEGLVQLDGTPVQSPSAKAREGALFAITVPATIEPEARPQDIPLDITFEDEHLIVVNKPAGMVVHPAAGNPDGTLVNAVLYHCRGQLSGIGGVARPGIVHRIDKDTSGLLVVAKSDAAHEGLAAQFAEHSVHRRYLAVCGGHPTPTEGTISGRIGRSDANRKKMAVLDKNSSRGKHAVTHYKLIERLESSALIECRLETGRTHQVRVHCASIGHALIGDQVYGNTPKPLKSVLKSLQFRRQALHAAELGFIHPLTQETVKFEAALPPDMRELIDELIRCNR; this is translated from the coding sequence ATGTCCGCTGAGGAAATCATCACCGGCACGATCTCCACCCCTGCCCGCCTCGACAAGGCGCTGGCCGAGGTGACCGAGCTTTCGCGGGCCCGGGTGCAGGCGCTGATCGCCGAGGGGCTGGTGCAGCTGGACGGGACGCCAGTCCAATCCCCCTCAGCCAAAGCCCGCGAAGGCGCGCTTTTCGCGATCACTGTCCCGGCGACCATCGAGCCAGAAGCCAGACCGCAGGACATCCCCCTCGACATCACTTTCGAGGATGAGCACCTGATCGTGGTCAACAAGCCTGCGGGAATGGTTGTGCACCCGGCGGCCGGCAATCCCGATGGCACATTGGTCAACGCTGTCCTCTATCACTGCCGAGGCCAACTCTCGGGTATCGGCGGGGTCGCCCGCCCTGGGATCGTCCACCGGATCGACAAGGACACGTCAGGCCTTCTGGTGGTCGCCAAATCCGATGCGGCGCATGAAGGGCTTGCCGCGCAATTTGCCGAGCACAGCGTCCACCGGCGCTATCTCGCCGTGTGCGGTGGCCACCCTACTCCAACCGAAGGCACAATCTCGGGTCGAATCGGTCGGTCAGACGCCAATCGCAAGAAAATGGCTGTGCTCGACAAGAATTCCTCACGCGGCAAACATGCGGTTACCCATTACAAGCTGATTGAACGGCTCGAATCGAGTGCGCTGATCGAATGCAGGCTCGAAACCGGGCGAACCCACCAAGTGCGCGTTCACTGCGCGTCAATCGGCCATGCGCTAATAGGAGATCAAGTCTACGGCAACACGCCCAAACCCCTCAAATCGGTGCTGAAATCGCTTCAATTTAGGAGGCAGGCGCTGCACGCGGCGGAGTTGGGATTTATTCACCCTTTGACACAAGAAACCGTCAAGTTCGAAGCCGCATTGCCGCCCGATATGCGGGAACTAATCGACGAACTTATACGTTGTAATCGATGA